In Cololabis saira isolate AMF1-May2022 chromosome 14, fColSai1.1, whole genome shotgun sequence, a single genomic region encodes these proteins:
- the LOC133460094 gene encoding probable ATP-dependent RNA helicase DDX52: protein MDAFDLFRKLGAGAKFDLKRFGEDAARFKVARSRAGEDSSEQLSAIDYFGSGETSGAQSGEEEEEEEEDGGGRGDSGGKRTCKEEKAAKRKKKKAKRSELASEDGLMKESEGNGITWMSSLDRKIQNLQSEDKSSLKKLKHLHQEKINSIRSQHRINVHGCDVPDPVCSFEELQSEYCLNPNILHNLVDAGLKSPTPIQMQAIPLMMHSRELLACAPTGSGKTLAFCVPLLSHLKQPANHGFRAVIISPTRELASQTYRELLRFSEGVGFRIHILDKASLAAKKYGPKSNKKYDILVTTPNRLVFLLKQDPPAIDLSRVEWLVVDESDKLFEDGKRGFREQLATVFLACSNPKVRRAFFSATCTPQVEQWCRLNLDSLVSVNIGSRNSAVNTVEQELLFVGTESGKLVAMRDIVRKGFLPPVLVFVQSIDRARELFHELVYEGINVEVIHADRTQQQRDNVVNSFRSGKIWVLICTALMARGIDFKGVNLVLNYDFPTSAVEYIHRIGRTGRAGHQGKAITFFTESDKPMLRSIANVIKQAGCPVPDYMIGFKKIHSKVKRRLEKKPPKRSTICTTPRFMMKKKGNAQKKEQQQESPRKQNEEKEPQTAISQQKGGKRKEGHGLKKKSKPSDTGVKIPKESNSSGAKLKKNLKKKNKLKGDLKTSMETG from the exons ATGGACGCCTTCGACCTGTTTCGAAAACTCGGAGCCGGAGCCAAATTCGACCTGAAGAGATTCGGCGAAGACGCAGCTCGGTTTAAG GTGGCCAGATCTCGGGCAGGGGAAGACTCCTCGGAGCAGCTCTCTGCCATCGATTACTTCGGCTCAGGGGAGACTAGTGGAGCCCAGagcggagaggaggaggaggaggaggaggaggatgggggaggaagaggagactcTGGAGGGAAGAGAACGTGCAAAGAAGAGAAAGCTGCAAagcggaaaaagaaaaaggcaaaaaggaGCGAGTTGGCCTCAGAAG ACGGACTGATGAAGGAGAGCGAGGGAAACGGCATCACATGGATGTCTTCGCTGGACAGAAAGATCCAAAACCTGCAGAGTGAAGACAAGTCGTCACTGAAGAAGCTGAAGCATCTTCATCAGGAGAAG ATTAATTCCATCCGCTCTCAACATCGCATAAACGTGCACGGCTGTGACGTGCCGGACCCCGTGTGCTCGTTCGAGGAGTTGCAGTCAGAATATTGTCTCAACCCGAACATCCTTCACAACCTCGTAGACGCAGGACTGAAGTCGCCCACGCCGATTCAGATGCAGGCCATTCCTCTCATGATGCAC AGTCGGGAGCTCCTGGCCTGTGCTCCCACAGGATCCGGAAAGACGTTGGCCTTTTGCGTGCCGCTGCTCAGCCACCTGAAGCAACCGGCCAACCACGGCTTCAGGGCCGTGATCATCTCCCCcaccagagagctggccagccaG ACTTACAGGGAGCTTCTCCGCTTCTCCGAGGGAGTGGGGTTCAGGATCCACATCCTAGACAAAGCTTCTCTGGCCGCCAAGAAATATGGACCAAAGTCGAACAAAAAATACG ATATTCTGGTGACGACTCCCAACAGGCTGGTGTTCCTGCTGAAGCAGGACCCCCCGGCCATCGATCTCAGCAG AGTTGAGTGGCTGGTCGTAGACGAGTCGGATAAGCTGTTCGAGGACGGTAAGAGGGGCTTCAGGGAGCAGCTGGCCACCGTGTTCCTGGCCTGCTCCAACCCCAAGGTGCGCCGGGCTTTCTTCAGCGCCACCTGCACCCCCCAGGTGGAGCAGTGGTGCCGCCTGAACCTGGACAGCCTGGTCTCCGTGAACATCGGAAGCAG AAACTCGGCGGTGAACACGGTGGAGCAGGAGCTGCTGTTCGTCGGGACGGAGAGCGGCAAGTTGGTGGCCATGAGGGACATCGTCAGGAAG GGGTTCCTGCCACCCGTGCTGGTGTTCGTCCAGTCCATAGACCGAGCCCGTGAACTCTTCCACGAGTTGGTGTATGAAGGGATCAACGTGGAGGTGATCCACGCCGACCGCACGCAGCAGCAG AGGGACAACGTGGTGAACAGCTTCCGCTCCGGAAAGATCTGGGTGCTGATTTGCACGGCTTTGATGGCCAGAGGGATCGACTTCAAGGGAGTGAACCTCGTGCTGAACTACGACTTCCCCACCAGCGCCGTGGAGTACATCCATCGGATTG GGCGAACTGGCAGAGCTGGCCATCAAGGGAAGGCCATCACCTTCTTCACGGAGAGTGACAAGCCGATGTTGCGCAG CATTgcaaatgtgataaaacaagcGGGCTGTCCCGTCCCGGACTACATGATCGGCTTCAAGAAGATCCACAG CAAAGTAAAGCGGAGGCTGGAGAAGAAACCTCCCAAGAGAAGCACCATTTGCACAACTCCTCGCTTCATGATGAAGAAAAAGGGCAACGCacagaaaaaagagcaacaacagGAATCGCCGAGGAAGCAGAATGAAgaaaaagaacctcaaacagcAATTTCCCAGCAGAAAGGGgggaagagaaaagaaggacacgggttaaagaaaaaaagcaaaccgAGTGACACAGGAGTAAAAATACCCAAGGAATCCAATTCCTCAGGAGCTAAATTAAAAAA GAacttaaagaagaaaaacaaactaaaagggGACTTGAAGACGAGCATGGAAACAGGCTGA
- the LOC133459317 gene encoding dynein light chain 2, cytoplasmic-like gives MSDKKAVIKNADMSDEMQQDAVDCAMQAMEKYNIEKDIAAYVKKEFDKKYNPTWHCIVGRNFGSYVTHETKHFIYFYLGQVAILLFKSG, from the exons ATGTCCGACAAGAAAGCAGTGATCAAGAATGCAGACATGTCTGATGAAATGCAGCAGGATGCAGTGGACTGTGCCATGCAGGCCATGGAAAAGTACAATATCGAGAAGGATATTGCTGCTTATGTCAAAAAG GAGTTTGACAAGAAGTACAACCCCACATGGCACTGCATTGTTGGGAGGAACTTTGGCAGCTACGTGACGCACGAGACGAAGCACTTCATCTACTTCTACCTGGGTCAAGTTGCTATTCTGCTCTTCAAGTCGGGCTGA